Proteins from a genomic interval of Rhodothermales bacterium:
- a CDS encoding PAS domain S-box protein produces the protein MQVSALSADALQELADLKEFAFAEVNAQGVIGTLNPFARLCWDFEEGHPMPDDVAWMLREMQPDSSETLPLKKGGLYLHAVRLAEDQGWVVIGYEPDAIEEEDEEGGEFAQLLDQMPAIVLRMQTDGTVLSVNQEGPRRTGYSREDIVGIRFWSRVAVTEHISEVEQAIRSVTAAKSGYVSFQYRTMQGVVRRAEMHLYFSEAYEVEAVVFDLTRLEGQGVDDGLSGALRNAIDQSPMGMLWIDVSGTVRYMNNRVREILGITTSAGWLNRTIDEAKGFDPTAAKTIRRCLVEGDAARGIEASFETASGTIQRANLAVSPVYSETERAGCTIIIQTVGGRDGWDDPKSRYEAASAALREVATASPDDNVFLDSAARIIGEASGADRVRILLSDPAVSAPFTRAQWTATIGYARQRYEGDREVLVTMGPNNELYVGPEHDADAAALASVIELHEAIWLRLKQSGGYDAYLALERLPGGDGARTAWTARERSHLENVRETFETLWSWIQVGARYRMIVAAIENVLFGFAFGEDGARRYLFATDQVESLTGHAAPEFVDLRSGTLDWIEDVVHPEDRAMVRAHDRTLEQGHESKITYRIRHRNGDVRWVLEQAAPHPDPTGFSTVSGTLTDLTERKEAEEMLLSAKQQAETQARRKTAFMATMSHEIRTPLGAVQGYSQLLDREIAETEQSLGVRMPDEVKEFVKAIGDRSKRLLELVQDLFEVSNLEMGEVTLRKSPVAIHGVIRKSAQKLAAQLREKGVRMHLQLDSRDPKVLGDAHRLEQVFDNLLANAVKFTDEGSVTVTTRHQRSEVDIEVIDTGVGISEEFQARLFEPFTQEEDWKNRRFQGTGLGLALVRKLLQLMDGRIEVESVKDGGSTFRITLPAASTPDLTAPRMPKAHRG, from the coding sequence ATGCAAGTTTCAGCCCTGAGCGCCGATGCGCTGCAGGAGCTTGCAGACCTCAAGGAGTTCGCCTTTGCCGAGGTGAACGCACAGGGAGTGATCGGCACGCTGAACCCCTTCGCCCGGCTCTGCTGGGACTTTGAAGAGGGGCACCCGATGCCCGACGACGTGGCCTGGATGCTGCGCGAAATGCAGCCCGATTCGTCGGAAACGCTGCCTTTGAAGAAGGGAGGGCTCTATCTGCATGCCGTGCGGCTGGCTGAGGACCAGGGCTGGGTAGTCATTGGATACGAGCCGGACGCGATCGAGGAAGAGGACGAAGAAGGCGGCGAGTTCGCGCAATTGCTCGACCAGATGCCGGCCATCGTACTGCGCATGCAGACCGACGGCACGGTCCTCTCCGTGAACCAGGAAGGGCCTCGGCGTACCGGCTATTCCAGGGAAGACATCGTCGGAATCCGATTCTGGTCCCGTGTTGCCGTCACGGAACATATTTCCGAGGTCGAGCAGGCCATTCGCTCCGTCACGGCAGCCAAGAGTGGCTACGTCTCTTTCCAGTATCGCACCATGCAGGGTGTCGTCCGCCGCGCGGAGATGCACCTGTATTTCAGCGAAGCATATGAGGTCGAGGCGGTCGTCTTTGATCTGACCCGGCTCGAGGGCCAGGGTGTAGACGATGGGCTTTCCGGCGCACTTCGCAACGCCATCGACCAGAGCCCGATGGGCATGTTGTGGATCGACGTGTCCGGCACGGTCCGCTACATGAACAACCGGGTCCGTGAGATTCTCGGGATCACCACGTCCGCCGGTTGGCTGAACCGCACCATTGACGAGGCGAAGGGCTTTGATCCCACCGCGGCAAAGACCATTCGTCGGTGCCTCGTGGAAGGCGACGCGGCGCGCGGCATCGAAGCGAGCTTCGAAACCGCATCCGGCACTATCCAGCGAGCAAACCTGGCGGTATCCCCGGTGTACTCCGAGACGGAGCGGGCCGGATGCACCATCATCATTCAGACGGTCGGTGGCCGCGACGGGTGGGACGATCCCAAGTCACGGTATGAGGCCGCCTCCGCCGCCCTGCGCGAAGTGGCGACCGCATCGCCGGACGACAACGTCTTTCTGGACTCGGCAGCCCGCATCATTGGCGAGGCTTCCGGCGCGGACCGCGTACGTATTCTGCTTTCCGATCCCGCCGTATCGGCTCCCTTCACACGAGCGCAGTGGACGGCGACAATCGGATATGCGCGTCAGCGCTACGAAGGGGACCGTGAGGTGCTGGTCACCATGGGACCCAACAACGAACTGTACGTGGGTCCCGAACACGATGCGGACGCAGCTGCCCTCGCGTCCGTGATCGAACTGCACGAGGCTATCTGGCTGAGGCTGAAGCAGTCCGGCGGGTACGATGCCTACCTGGCGCTGGAGCGACTCCCCGGGGGGGACGGTGCCCGTACGGCGTGGACCGCCCGCGAGCGCAGCCATCTTGAGAATGTCCGGGAAACCTTCGAGACACTCTGGTCCTGGATCCAGGTCGGCGCGCGCTACCGCATGATCGTCGCGGCCATTGAAAACGTCCTGTTCGGCTTTGCCTTCGGTGAGGACGGTGCCCGGCGCTATCTGTTTGCCACCGATCAGGTGGAATCCCTGACGGGCCACGCAGCGCCCGAGTTTGTGGATCTGCGCAGCGGCACGCTCGATTGGATCGAGGATGTCGTGCACCCGGAAGATCGAGCCATGGTGCGGGCGCACGATCGCACCCTTGAGCAGGGCCATGAAAGCAAGATTACCTATCGCATCCGGCATCGAAACGGCGATGTTCGTTGGGTGCTGGAGCAGGCCGCGCCACACCCGGACCCGACCGGGTTCTCGACGGTGAGCGGCACGCTGACTGATCTTACCGAGCGCAAGGAGGCTGAGGAGATGTTGCTCTCGGCCAAACAGCAGGCGGAAACCCAGGCGCGTCGCAAAACGGCGTTCATGGCCACGATGAGCCACGAGATTCGCACTCCGCTCGGCGCCGTGCAAGGCTACTCCCAGTTGCTGGATCGCGAAATCGCCGAAACGGAGCAGTCCCTCGGCGTGCGCATGCCGGACGAGGTCAAGGAATTTGTGAAGGCCATCGGAGATCGCTCCAAACGCCTCCTTGAGTTGGTGCAGGACCTGTTTGAGGTGTCCAACCTTGAAATGGGCGAGGTCACCCTGCGCAAGTCACCGGTGGCCATCCACGGGGTCATCCGCAAGAGCGCCCAGAAACTCGCAGCGCAGCTTCGCGAGAAGGGTGTGCGCATGCATCTTCAACTGGACAGCCGGGACCCGAAAGTGCTTGGCGACGCCCATCGGCTGGAGCAGGTCTTTGACAACCTGCTCGCCAATGCCGTCAAGTTCACGGATGAAGGATCGGTGACCGTCACCACGCGGCACCAGCGCTCCGAGGTGGACATCGAGGTCATCGATACCGGAGTCGGTATCTCTGAAGAGTTTCAGGCGCGCCTGTTCGAGCCGTTTACCCAGGAAGAGGACTGGAAGAACCGCCGTTTTCAGGGTACGGGGCTCGGACTTGCACTCGTGCGCAAGCTGCTGCAGCTCATGGACGGCAGAATTGAGGTGGAAAGCGTCAAGGACGGCGGGTCCACCTTCCGCATCACGCTGCCGGCGGCAAGCACGCCCGATCTGACGGCGCCCCGCATGCCGAAGGCCCATCGCGGCTAG